The Desulfonatronum thiosulfatophilum DNA segment ACCTGGAGAGCATTCTGGACGGTCTGATCACCGGCCATGATGAACGGTTGATCTCAGGAACGGCAAATGCCGAGGATGCCGCTATTGTGCGCTTTCCGCCAGGCATGGCCCTGGTGCAAACGGTTGATTTCTTCACGCCCATTGTCAACAACCCGTACTGGTTCGGCCAAATTGCCGCCGCGAATTCCCTTTCGGATATTTATGCCATGGGGGGAGAACCGCTATGTGCAATGAACATTGTCTGTTTTCCCATCAAGACGATGTCCAAGGATATTCTCAAGGAGATATTACGTGGCGGTTTGAGCAAAATTCAGGAAGCCGGTGCGGTTTTAGCCGGCGGACACAGCGTGGAGGATCAGGAAATCAAATATGGATTGTCCGTTTCAGGGGTTGTCGCTGCGGACGGATTCGCAACCAATGGCGGTCTCCAATCCGACGACCGACTGATTCTGACGAAGCCTCTCGGATCCGGAGTTTTGGCTACAGGTCTCAAAGCTGGTCTCCCAGGTGCCGACAGCATGGAAGAACTGTTGCATCATTGGGCGGCCCGGCTAAACCGCATTGGCGGGAAAGTCATTGCTCAACTCGGCTTGAAAGGGGCCACGGACGTGACGGGGTTCGGCCTTGGCGGTCATCTTCTGGAAATGGCCAAAGCTTCCAACAAGTCCATCAAGCTGGATGTGGGTAATGTACCGATCATGGACAAAGCTCTTGAATTGGTGGACATGGGGATGCTCCCGGCGGGAAGCTTTGCAAACAAGAAATACTGCGCCAGTCAGGTCCATATTGAATCCAGCGTTGATCTCTTGCGTGCGGATTTGATGTTTGATGCTCAGACTTCCGGCGGCCTGGTGCTTGGCGTGCCTGAACATCGCTTGGCTGAAGCACGTGAATTGCTTTTGGAAGGCGGGGATAAGGCTGATGTCATTGGACAGGTTTTGCCCTATGAACCAGGATTACCCCGCTTGATCCTCAGCTAGGTTCCATTCGGGTGACAACTGCTGCGCAAGTGCCCACAAGACAGAAGCAGGTCTACGGTCGTTGCTGCTCCGTCATGCATAATCTGAGCCCAAAATGGAAACCGACCTCACTTCATCCATCATATCGCCGACGTTTGCCGGCCGTGGCTTGAATAGTCGTAAAGTTGCGTTTCCCGCACAAGTCTAACTCGTTTTGAAGGATTTCCCGTACAGTGACGGAAGTAATACGTATTTCAAGATCAGAGCACCCCATTTCTCGGAAAAACATTCACCCCGACGCCCTTAAGGTCATGTATCGTCTGGTGCGCAGAGGTTACATCGCCTATCTTGTGGGTGGCAGCGTGCGTGACCTTCTTCTTGGCCGGGTGCCCAAGGACTTCGATGTGAGCACGAATGCCACGCCGAATCAGATCAAAAAAGTATTTCGCAACTGTTTTTTGATTGGACGCCGGTTTCGCTTGGCACATATCAAGTTTAACGATCAGATCATCGAAACATCGACTTTCCGGCGATGCCCGGAGCCAGAAGAAAACGGGAGCGATGAGTTGTATGTGTTCCGGGACAACTGTTATGGAACCCCGAATGAAGACGCACTACGCCGAGATTTCACCATAAACGCATTATTCTACGAGATTGGTAAATTCTCCATTATTGATCATGTCGGCGGCGTCAGCGACATTGAGAACCGCTTGATTCGTTGTATCGGGGATCCAAATATCCGCTTTCGTGAAGATCCGGTGCGCATGATTCGAGCGATCCGTTTTGCCTCACGCCTTGATTTCAACATCGAACCGGCGACATACAATGCCATAACACGTCACTCCGCGGAGATTCGCAAGTCATCGCCGGCAAGGATCTTCGAAGAGCTGCAAAAGCTTTTCTCCTACGGCAGCGGCGAAAAATCTGTTCGGCTGTTGTACAAAACAGGGCTTTTGCAAGAGTTGATGCCGGAAGTTTCGCAATACCTGGATCATGATCAGAGCCAGGATTCCATTTTGTGGTCTTGGTTACGGCACCTGGATGACCGCATCAAGGAGACGGGAAAGCTGGAAGTGGTTCTGATTTTCGCAACTCTGCTGTTTGTTCCCATCCAGCGCCTTGTCGCCGCGCGTTTCGCTGAATTCGAGGCTAAGGGCGAACGCGTTTCAGCCAACGAACTGCTGGCCGAACTCCTTGTGCCTGTTTGTGTACGGATCAGCATGCCCCGGTGGATGTCGGCGCGGATGATCCAGATCATGACCAACCAATCGCGTTTTGTCCCGGATAAGCGCAAAAGATTCTCCAAACGCGGGTTCGCCGCCCAGGAAGGCTTTCCGGAAACCTTGGCATTGTATGAATTAGGGTTGCGCGTGGCCGGAGAGGATCTCAGTCGCAGTGAGCCCTGGAGAGCTCTGCGGAAAGAATCCGAAGCACAGCTGGCGCGGATCACGGCTGAAGGCGGGAATTCGGAACAAGTTCGGCAGCCGTATCGACGATCTTCAAGAAGAAGGCGACGATGACTGGTCTCGAACGGCAAGCCGGATCATTGCTATTGGCCGCAAATATTGTTGAGTGGGTACGGAAATTCCAGCTATGACTACAGCGACTCTTTTCGTGAAAAGGGGAAGAGTATTGAAGTTTCAGTTCAGTGATGCTTCATGGTTGCTTGAGCAGGTTGTAAAACTGAGCATGAAAAAATAGCATTCAGGGTATTGATTTTCTTTTTCCATGAATATAAACAGTCCGAAATGCTGCTGAAGCAGTGTCGGTTCGTAAACCCTAAACGCAAAGGAGGAGTAACTATGTTATACACCTTGAAACGTGTGGTTGGGTTATGGCTTGGAGCCATGGCATTATGCCTGATCATGGGCACAACCATGGTGTACGCTGATGAAAAGGTCAACATCAACACAGCGCCGAGTGAAATTTTGCAGACGTTGCCCGGCATTGGACCCGCTCTGGCCGAGAGAATCATTGCCTACCGCGAGGCAACCCCTTTTGAAGAGAAAGAAGACATTCAGAAAGTCAGTGGTATTGGAGAAGCGACCTATAACAAATTGGAGGATCTGATCACAGTGGATGATCCTGCTTAACGCTTCCTTGATACTGCATTACAAAAAAGCCCGGATGAGTTGATCATCCGGGCTTTTTTATTGCGGGATTAGACGAATCAGCCGGCAAAAGCCTTTTCGAAATTAGGCACGACCTGCTTTTTGCGGCTCATCACGCCGTCGAGCCATACCTTGTGGCCTTCAGGAGCTTTTCCGAAGGCTTTCTGGACAACGGAAGGATCATCGGAAACGATAAGCATCTCTGTGCCTTCCTTCATGATGTCCGTAAGCAGCAGAAAAACGCTGTGGTTGCCTTTTTCGGCCTTGACCTTCTGGATGTCTTCATAAAGCGCGTCCTTGACGCTGTCCAGGAGGGAGAGATCGACGACTTCCAGCTGACCGATGCCGACCTTGGTGCCGCTCATGTTGAAGTCCTTGTAGTCACGGAAAACCAGTTCCCGGATTGGAGTGCCTTCAACCGCGGACTTAACCTTAAACATTTCCAGGCCCAGAGCCTTGGTATCGGAAACACCGGCAACCTTGGCCAGAGCATCGGCAACTTCCTCGTCCTTGGGAGTGCAAGTAGCGGACTTGAAAATAACCGTATCGCTGACGATGGCGCAGAGCATGATTCCGGCGATGCTTTTCGGAATCTCAACGCCGTAAAAATCGTACATGGCCTTGACCACAGTGCAGGTGCAGCCGACGGGCCAGATCCAGGCTTCAATAGGATTGGGAGTGGTCACGTCGCCAAGCTTGTGGTGGTCCACAATGCCCAGGATTTCGGCCTTGGAAAGGTTGTCCAGGCTCTGGGACAAATCAGAGTGGTCAACCAGAAAGATCTTTTTGTCCGTGGCATCCGTCACGACTTCAGGAGCGCTGACGCCAAACTTGTCCAGGACAAATTTGGTTTCCGGGTTGAGTTCGCCTTGGGCAGCCGGCTTGGATTCAACGCCGAGCTTGCTCTTCAGGTCAGCAAGGGCGATAGCAGCGCATACCGAATCGGTATCGGGACTCTTGTGTCCTACAACGTAAACAGCCATTCACGACCTCCTCTGTTAAATACTTGTGGAATAGGGACTCTGGTCAATTAAAAAACAGATTGTGCTTTATAGCACGAAGCGCTAACGCTGCCAAGAGGCAGGATCTTTGCGACCTCGGCCAAGGCCGATTTGCCTTGATTTGGAGCCTCGCAAGCTCCTTCGCCGGCTTTCCGACCTCGAACCGTGTGTGAACAGCAAGCACGTGTTCTGGTGAGAGGGGGGGAATGGCCATGACGCTTGCTGGCTCCGTCAATGATACAGGGCGTTCATTACACCCTGGGCCATATCTTCGATGTCCAGCACTTCGTCAGCCAATCCGGCATCCACGACAGCCTTGGGCATGCCGTAGACAACGCAGCTGGCATCATCCTGGGCAAGGATATACCCGTTTTTTTGCTTGAGGTGCTTGACCCCTTCCAGGCCATCGCTGCCCATGCCGGTCAAAATCACTCCCACGCCGCGTTTTCCGACTCCTTCGGCGACGGAAGAAATGAGGACGTTGGCGGAAGGCTTGTAGAGAGCATCTCTGGGTTCCGGACTGATCACCAGGTCGATCCTGCTGACCTTCTGATCAATGGACAGGTGTTGGCCTCCCGGGGCGACAAAGGCCATACCCGGCTGGACCCGGTCACCGGCTTCGGCTTCCTTGACCCTGATCTGACACAATGCGTCCAGCCTCTTGGCAAAGGGACCGGTAAAAGCCTGGGGCATGTGTTGCGCGATGAGGATGCAGGCTGGAAAATTCGCGGGAAGCTTGGCAAGCACTTTCTGGATCGCCGGCGGTCCGCCGGTGGAAACACCAATGGCAACGATGTCACGGAGCTGACGTCTGTTTGGCGTAACGGGATCAACGGATCGCATTTCCCGAATGGTCGGTTGCGTTGCCGCCTCAATTTTACGCGGCACGCGAAGCGGCCTGACTCTTCGTTTAGCGACGTTCTTGACCTTGGCACGCAGATCCTCTTCGATCTTGATGATGTCCAGAGAAACCCTGGCGAGCTGTTTGGGAATGAAGTCCACGGCCCCCAGTTCCATGGCCTTCAAGGTGGCCTCGGCGCCTTCCGTGGTCAGGGAACTGACCATGATCACGGGCCGGGGCATTTCCATCATGATGTGCCGCAGCGCGGTCAAGCCGTCCATGCGTGGCATTTCAATATCCAAGGTGACCACGTTGGGCTGAAGCTCGCGAATTTTTTCCAGCCCCTCGGCTCCGTCCCGTGCTGTGCCAACGACTATGATTTCGGGGTCGCCGCCCAGCATCGTGCTCAGTGCCTTTCGCATGAAGGCGGAATCGTCAACGACGAGTACTTTGATCATAATTTTCTTGGGAGTCGATGAATGGAAACGATGGCGGCCGATTACGCGTCATACGACTCATCGAAAGCGACATGTCCGGCAATATTGACTTGTTGCAGATTTGCAAAGCTTGGCTTGCTGACTTCCTCCAGCCAGACCTTGACAAGGTCCTCCTGCCATTGCCGCCCGGCGCCGTTTTGCAACAGGTCGCGGACAACATCCATGGGCAGGGCCTTGCGGTAGGCCCGATCGGAGGTCATGGCCTCGAAGGCGTCAACGACACTGAGGATTCTGGCCAGCAATGGGATTTCTTCCTGCTGCAGGCCCATGGGGTATCCGGTCCCGTCGACTCGCTCGTGGTGATAAAATATGATGGGCAAGATTTCACTGAATGATTTGACCTGATTGAGGATAGCCCGTCCCAGTTCCGGATGGCGCTGCATGACCACGAATTCCTCGTTGGTCAATTTCGAGGGTTTGTTCAGGATGATGTCCGGAATGCCGATTTTCCCTATATCATGAAGAATTCCACCGGTATAGAGCAAGTGCAGATCTTGTCGCGACAGGTTGAGGCGATTGCCGAGATGGGTGGCGTAGATGGCCACACGTTCAGAGTGGCCCCGGGTGTAGACATCCTTGGCTTCCACGGCCTGGGCAAAGGAACGGATCACCTCCAGGTTCATGTCCCATAGTTGGCCGTAGAGCCTTGCGTTTTCAAACGCAGAGGCGGTGTGCGCGGCAAAAACGTTCAAAAGCTGGGATTGTTCGCGCGAGTACTCGTCCTTGCTGGAATTGCGCAACAGGACTATGGCTCCGATGCTTTTCATGCGCGTGGTCATTGGAGCGACCATGACGGATGTGATGGATTCATCCGGAGGGGGGCCCTCGGTACACATGGAAGAAAACTTTTTGTTTTTCAGGAGGATCAATTCGGGCAACTGCTGCCGAAAAATGCGTTCACCCAACTGTTTGACCCATGTGGCAAGCTGGGGATTGTTTCGGAGCAGGGCGCCGCGCATGGCTTTGGACTGCAGGCCGGTGCCGTCCTCGAGGAGAAACACCGTTCCATCCGGGTTAAAATTTTTCTGGATCTGCGACAAAAATTCGTTGGTCAGGGATTTCATGTCCAGCTTGGTGTTCATGGCCTGACTGAGATTGAGAACCCGGACGAGGTTGCTTAATTTTTTGCGGTCTTCCCGGTTGCGCCGGATTTGAAGAATTTTCTCAACCTTGAGCAACAGGTGGCTGATGTTGAACGGTTTGGGCAGATAATCCACGGCACCGAGACGAATGCTTTCCACAGCCGTCTCAATGCTGCCAAAACCTGTCATGATAAGAAAGTCCGCCTCGGATGCGCCTTCCTTGAGCTTCTTCATCAAATCCAGTCCGCTCATGCCCGGCATCCGCAGATCAGAGATGATCAGGTCCAGCCCGGGAAGATGTTCCAGCATTTTGAGAGCGGTTGTTCCATTATGGGCTATATGAATGGAATATCCTGCTTCGGTCAGGGATTCCTGACAAATGTCCAAAAGACTTTGTTCATCGTCAACAATCAGGATGCTCGCTCTGGGTTCATCATGCGCAACCATAATTTTCCTCAATATTGCTGTAACGTGACACCGGATTACCGTGCCCATTGTTGGGTTCCGTTTGTTACACTGCCTGTAGGTTGAAGACAAGGCCGATCAAATAGATCAAAGCCCATAAAAAACGATCATTTCAGGTAGGATAAGGCTTTGAAAAACAAGTCATTCCCTCGAAAGCGGAAATCCAGGCATGCTTGCCGCATGTTTTTGAAGTTAACTATTTCCGGCTACTTAAGTTGAGTAGCCACAAAACAGCTTGCGTTATTTTCAAAATCGGCTAGATTCGTGTTCTTTCGGGATGTGGCTCAGCTTGGTAGAGCGCAGCGTTCGGGACGCTGAAGCCGGAGGTTCAAATCCTCTCATCCCGACCAGAAAATTCAATGGGTTACAGGGTAAAGCCTGTA contains these protein-coding regions:
- the selD gene encoding selenide, water dikinase SelD, with the translated sequence MASGTVNLVQTVSAAGUASKLSPGDLESILDGLITGHDERLISGTANAEDAAIVRFPPGMALVQTVDFFTPIVNNPYWFGQIAAANSLSDIYAMGGEPLCAMNIVCFPIKTMSKDILKEILRGGLSKIQEAGAVLAGGHSVEDQEIKYGLSVSGVVAADGFATNGGLQSDDRLILTKPLGSGVLATGLKAGLPGADSMEELLHHWAARLNRIGGKVIAQLGLKGATDVTGFGLGGHLLEMAKASNKSIKLDVGNVPIMDKALELVDMGMLPAGSFANKKYCASQVHIESSVDLLRADLMFDAQTSGGLVLGVPEHRLAEARELLLEGGDKADVIGQVLPYEPGLPRLILS
- the pcnB gene encoding polynucleotide adenylyltransferase PcnB; the encoded protein is MTEVIRISRSEHPISRKNIHPDALKVMYRLVRRGYIAYLVGGSVRDLLLGRVPKDFDVSTNATPNQIKKVFRNCFLIGRRFRLAHIKFNDQIIETSTFRRCPEPEENGSDELYVFRDNCYGTPNEDALRRDFTINALFYEIGKFSIIDHVGGVSDIENRLIRCIGDPNIRFREDPVRMIRAIRFASRLDFNIEPATYNAITRHSAEIRKSSPARIFEELQKLFSYGSGEKSVRLLYKTGLLQELMPEVSQYLDHDQSQDSILWSWLRHLDDRIKETGKLEVVLIFATLLFVPIQRLVAARFAEFEAKGERVSANELLAELLVPVCVRISMPRWMSARMIQIMTNQSRFVPDKRKRFSKRGFAAQEGFPETLALYELGLRVAGEDLSRSEPWRALRKESEAQLARITAEGGNSEQVRQPYRRSSRRRRR
- a CDS encoding ComEA family DNA-binding protein, whose amino-acid sequence is MLYTLKRVVGLWLGAMALCLIMGTTMVYADEKVNINTAPSEILQTLPGIGPALAERIIAYREATPFEEKEDIQKVSGIGEATYNKLEDLITVDDPA
- a CDS encoding manganese-dependent inorganic pyrophosphatase: MAVYVVGHKSPDTDSVCAAIALADLKSKLGVESKPAAQGELNPETKFVLDKFGVSAPEVVTDATDKKIFLVDHSDLSQSLDNLSKAEILGIVDHHKLGDVTTPNPIEAWIWPVGCTCTVVKAMYDFYGVEIPKSIAGIMLCAIVSDTVIFKSATCTPKDEEVADALAKVAGVSDTKALGLEMFKVKSAVEGTPIRELVFRDYKDFNMSGTKVGIGQLEVVDLSLLDSVKDALYEDIQKVKAEKGNHSVFLLLTDIMKEGTEMLIVSDDPSVVQKAFGKAPEGHKVWLDGVMSRKKQVVPNFEKAFAG
- a CDS encoding protein-glutamate methylesterase/protein-glutamine glutaminase, coding for MIKVLVVDDSAFMRKALSTMLGGDPEIIVVGTARDGAEGLEKIRELQPNVVTLDIEMPRMDGLTALRHIMMEMPRPVIMVSSLTTEGAEATLKAMELGAVDFIPKQLARVSLDIIKIEEDLRAKVKNVAKRRVRPLRVPRKIEAATQPTIREMRSVDPVTPNRRQLRDIVAIGVSTGGPPAIQKVLAKLPANFPACILIAQHMPQAFTGPFAKRLDALCQIRVKEAEAGDRVQPGMAFVAPGGQHLSIDQKVSRIDLVISPEPRDALYKPSANVLISSVAEGVGKRGVGVILTGMGSDGLEGVKHLKQKNGYILAQDDASCVVYGMPKAVVDAGLADEVLDIEDMAQGVMNALYH
- a CDS encoding HD domain-containing phosphohydrolase; translation: MVAHDEPRASILIVDDEQSLLDICQESLTEAGYSIHIAHNGTTALKMLEHLPGLDLIISDLRMPGMSGLDLMKKLKEGASEADFLIMTGFGSIETAVESIRLGAVDYLPKPFNISHLLLKVEKILQIRRNREDRKKLSNLVRVLNLSQAMNTKLDMKSLTNEFLSQIQKNFNPDGTVFLLEDGTGLQSKAMRGALLRNNPQLATWVKQLGERIFRQQLPELILLKNKKFSSMCTEGPPPDESITSVMVAPMTTRMKSIGAIVLLRNSSKDEYSREQSQLLNVFAAHTASAFENARLYGQLWDMNLEVIRSFAQAVEAKDVYTRGHSERVAIYATHLGNRLNLSRQDLHLLYTGGILHDIGKIGIPDIILNKPSKLTNEEFVVMQRHPELGRAILNQVKSFSEILPIIFYHHERVDGTGYPMGLQQEEIPLLARILSVVDAFEAMTSDRAYRKALPMDVVRDLLQNGAGRQWQEDLVKVWLEEVSKPSFANLQQVNIAGHVAFDESYDA